A single genomic interval of Camelina sativa cultivar DH55 chromosome 11, Cs, whole genome shotgun sequence harbors:
- the LOC104721388 gene encoding V-type proton ATPase subunit H-like isoform X2 — protein MDQAELSIEQVLKRDIPWETYMNTKLVSAKGLQLLRRYDKKSESERAQLLDQDGPAYVQLFVSILRDIFKEETVEYVLALIYEMLSANPTRARLFHDESLAHEDTYEPFLRLLWKGNWFIQEKSCKILAWTISARPKSGNGAIATGEASGSKKQITTIDDVLKGLVEWLCAQLKQPSHPTRGAPIAISCLSSLLKEPVVRSSFVQTDGVKLLVPLISPASTQQSIQLLYETCLCVWLLSYYEPAIEYLATSRTMQRLTEVVKSSTKEKVVRVVILTFRNLLPKGTFGAQMVDLGLPHIIHSLKTQAWSDEDLLDALNQLEEGLKDKIKKLSSFDKYKQEVLLGHLDWNPMHKEANFWRENVTSFEENDFQILRVLLTILDTSSDPRSLAVACFDISQFIQYHAAGRVIVADLKAKERVMKLMNHENAEVTKNALLCIQRLLLGAKYASFLQA, from the exons ATGGATCAAGCGGAGCTGAGTATAGAGCAG GTATTGAAAAGGGACATTCCATGGGAGACTTACATGAACACTAAGCTGGTTTCAGCAAAAGGTCTCCAGCTCTTAAGACGCTATGATAAGAAATCTGAAAGTGAAAGGGCACAGTTGCTCGATCAA GATGGTCCAGCTTATGTTCAACTGTTTGTTAGCATCTTACGTGATATTTTCAAGGAAGAAACAGTGGAATATGTTTTGGCTTTGATCTATGAAATGCTCTCag CAAACCCAACACGAGCTCGATTATTCCATGATGAATCTTTGGCACATGAGGATACTTATGAGCCTTTCCTGAG GTTGCTTTGGAAGGGAAATTGGTTCATTCAAGAAAAAAGCTGCAAGATCCTTGCCTGGACAATAAG TGCTAGGCCAAAATCTGGTAATGGTGCTATTGCTACTGGAGAAGCTTCGGGCTCAAAGAAACAGATTACTACAATTGATGATGTACTCAAGGGGTTGGTGGAATGGCTTTGTGctcag TTGAAGCAACCTTCTCATCCTACTCGTGGTGCTCCAATTGCAATCAGCTGCCTGTCGTCACTGCTTAAGGAACCTGTTGTCAGATCGTCGTTTGTTCAGACAGATGGGGTGAAGTTACTTGTACCTTTAATTTCCCCAGCATCCACTCAGCAGTCTATCCAG CTTCTGTATGAAACATGTCTCTGTGTCTGGCTTCTGTCCTATTATGAACCTGCAATAGAGTACTTGGCAACATCGAGGACAATGCAAAGGCTCACGGAAGTGGTTAAAAGCTCGACTAAGGAAAAG GTTGTCAGGGTGGTCATATTGACATTCAGGAACTTGCTTCCAAAAGGTACATTTGGTGCCCAGATGGTTGATCTCGGACTCCCACATATTATCCACAGTCTAAAAACACAAGCATGGAGTGACGAG GACTTGCTGGATGCACTGAACCAACTAGAAGAAGGGCTTAAAGACAAGATCAAGAAATTGAGTTCTTTTGACAAATATAAGCAAGAGGTGCTTCTTGGCCATCTTGACTGGAACCCAATGCACAAAGAGGCCAATTTCTGGCGTGAGAATGTTACAAGCTTTGAGGAGAACGACTTCCAG ATACTCAGGGTCCTCCTCACAATCCTGGACACGTCAAGTGATCCAAGATCATTGGCGGTGGCATGCTTTGATATCTCACAGTTCATACAGTACCATGCAGCAGGGAGAGTGATAGTAGCAGACCTCAAGGCAAAAGAACGAGTGATGAAGCTGATGAACCACGAGAACGCTGAGGTGACCAAGAACGCTCTCTTGTGCATTCAGAGGCTTCTCCTGG GTGCTAAATACGCTAGCTTCTTGCAAGCTTGA
- the LOC104721388 gene encoding V-type proton ATPase subunit H-like isoform X3, giving the protein MDQAELSIEQVLKRDIPWETYMNTKLVSAKGLQLLRRYDKKSESERAQLLDQDGPAYVQLFVSILRDIFKEETVEYVLALIYEMLSANPTRARLFHDESLANEDTYEPFLRLLWKGNWFIQEKSCKILAWTISARPKSGNGAIATGEASGSKKQITTIDDVLKGLVEWLCAQLKQPSHPTRGAPIAISCLSSLLKEPVVRSSFVQTDGVKLLVPLISPASTQQSIQLLYETCLCVWLLSYYEPAIEYLATSRTMQRLTEVVKSSTKEKVVRVVILTFRNLLPKGTFGAQMVDLGLPHIIHSLKTQAWSDEDLLDALNQLEEGLKDKIKKLSSFDKYKQEVLLGHLDWNPMHKEANFWRENVTSFEENDFQILRVLLTILDTSSDPRSLAVACFDISQFIQYHAAGRVIVADLKAKERVMKLMNHENAEVTKNALLCIQRLLLGAKYASFLQA; this is encoded by the exons ATGGATCAAGCGGAGCTGAGTATAGAGCAG GTATTGAAAAGGGACATTCCATGGGAGACTTACATGAACACTAAGCTGGTTTCAGCAAAAGGTCTCCAGCTCTTAAGACGCTATGATAAGAAATCTGAAAGTGAAAGGGCACAGTTGCTCGATCAA GATGGTCCAGCTTATGTTCAACTGTTTGTTAGCATCTTACGTGATATTTTCAAGGAAGAAACAGTGGAATATGTTTTGGCTTTGATCTATGAAATGCTCTCag CAAACCCAACACGAGCTCGATTATTCCATGATGAATCTTTGGCAAATGAGGATACTTATGAGCCTTTCCTGAG GTTGCTTTGGAAGGGAAATTGGTTCATTCAAGAAAAAAGCTGCAAGATCCTTGCCTGGACAATAAG TGCTAGGCCAAAATCTGGTAATGGTGCTATTGCTACTGGAGAAGCTTCGGGCTCAAAGAAACAGATTACTACAATTGATGATGTACTCAAGGGGTTGGTGGAATGGCTTTGTGctcag TTGAAGCAACCTTCTCATCCTACTCGTGGTGCTCCAATTGCAATCAGCTGCCTGTCGTCACTGCTTAAGGAACCTGTTGTCAGATCGTCGTTTGTTCAGACAGATGGGGTGAAGTTACTTGTACCTTTAATTTCCCCAGCATCCACTCAGCAGTCTATCCAG CTTCTGTATGAAACATGTCTCTGTGTCTGGCTTCTGTCCTATTATGAACCTGCAATAGAGTACTTGGCAAC ATCGAGGACAATGCAAAGGCTCACGGAAGTGGTTAAAAGCTCGACTAAGGAAAAG GTTGTCAGGGTGGTCATATTGACATTCAGGAACTTGCTTCCAAAAGGTACATTTGGTGCCCAGATGGTTGATCTCGGACTCCCACATATTATCCACAGTCTAAAAACACAAGCATGGAGTGACGAG GACTTGCTGGATGCACTGAACCAACTAGAAGAAGGGCTTAAAGACAAGATCAAGAAATTGAGTTCTTTTGACAAATATAAGCAAGAGGTGCTTCTTGGCCATCTTGACTGGAACCCAATGCACAAAGAGGCCAATTTCTGGCGTGAGAATGTTACAAGCTTTGAGGAGAACGACTTCCAG ATACTCAGGGTCCTCCTCACAATCCTGGACACGTCAAGTGATCCAAGATCATTGGCGGTGGCATGCTTTGATATCTCACAGTTCATACAGTACCATGCAGCAGGGAGAGTGATAGTAGCAGACCTCAAGGCAAAAGAACGAGTGATGAAGCTGATGAACCACGAGAACGCTGAGGTGACCAAGAACGCTCTCTTGTGCATTCAGAG GCTTCTCCTGGGTGCTAAATACGCTAGCTTCTTGCAAGCTTGA
- the LOC104721388 gene encoding V-type proton ATPase subunit H-like isoform X1, giving the protein MDQAELSIEQVLKRDIPWETYMNTKLVSAKGLQLLRRYDKKSESERAQLLDQDGPAYVQLFVSILRDIFKEETVEYVLALIYEMLSANPTRARLFHDESLANEDTYEPFLRLLWKGNWFIQEKSCKILAWTISARPKSGNGAIATGEASGSKKQITTIDDVLKGLVEWLCAQLKQPSHPTRGAPIAISCLSSLLKEPVVRSSFVQTDGVKLLVPLISPASTQQSIQLLYETCLCVWLLSYYEPAIEYLATSRTMQRLTEVVKSSTKEKVVRVVILTFRNLLPKGTFGAQMVDLGLPHIIHSLKTQAWSDEDLLDALNQLEEGLKDKIKKLSSFDKYKQEVLLGHLDWNPMHKEANFWRENVTSFEENDFQILRVLLTILDTSSDPRSLAVACFDISQFIQYHAAGRVIVADLKAKERVMKLMNHENAEVTKNALLCIQRLLLGAKYASFLQA; this is encoded by the exons ATGGATCAAGCGGAGCTGAGTATAGAGCAG GTATTGAAAAGGGACATTCCATGGGAGACTTACATGAACACTAAGCTGGTTTCAGCAAAAGGTCTCCAGCTCTTAAGACGCTATGATAAGAAATCTGAAAGTGAAAGGGCACAGTTGCTCGATCAA GATGGTCCAGCTTATGTTCAACTGTTTGTTAGCATCTTACGTGATATTTTCAAGGAAGAAACAGTGGAATATGTTTTGGCTTTGATCTATGAAATGCTCTCag CAAACCCAACACGAGCTCGATTATTCCATGATGAATCTTTGGCAAATGAGGATACTTATGAGCCTTTCCTGAG GTTGCTTTGGAAGGGAAATTGGTTCATTCAAGAAAAAAGCTGCAAGATCCTTGCCTGGACAATAAG TGCTAGGCCAAAATCTGGTAATGGTGCTATTGCTACTGGAGAAGCTTCGGGCTCAAAGAAACAGATTACTACAATTGATGATGTACTCAAGGGGTTGGTGGAATGGCTTTGTGctcag TTGAAGCAACCTTCTCATCCTACTCGTGGTGCTCCAATTGCAATCAGCTGCCTGTCGTCACTGCTTAAGGAACCTGTTGTCAGATCGTCGTTTGTTCAGACAGATGGGGTGAAGTTACTTGTACCTTTAATTTCCCCAGCATCCACTCAGCAGTCTATCCAG CTTCTGTATGAAACATGTCTCTGTGTCTGGCTTCTGTCCTATTATGAACCTGCAATAGAGTACTTGGCAAC ATCGAGGACAATGCAAAGGCTCACGGAAGTGGTTAAAAGCTCGACTAAGGAAAAG GTTGTCAGGGTGGTCATATTGACATTCAGGAACTTGCTTCCAAAAGGTACATTTGGTGCCCAGATGGTTGATCTCGGACTCCCACATATTATCCACAGTCTAAAAACACAAGCATGGAGTGACGAG GACTTGCTGGATGCACTGAACCAACTAGAAGAAGGGCTTAAAGACAAGATCAAGAAATTGAGTTCTTTTGACAAATATAAGCAAGAGGTGCTTCTTGGCCATCTTGACTGGAACCCAATGCACAAAGAGGCCAATTTCTGGCGTGAGAATGTTACAAGCTTTGAGGAGAACGACTTCCAG ATACTCAGGGTCCTCCTCACAATCCTGGACACGTCAAGTGATCCAAGATCATTGGCGGTGGCATGCTTTGATATCTCACAGTTCATACAGTACCATGCAGCAGGGAGAGTGATAGTAGCAGACCTCAAGGCAAAAGAACGAGTGATGAAGCTGATGAACCACGAGAACGCTGAGGTGACCAAGAACGCTCTCTTGTGCATTCAGAGGCTTCTCCTGG GTGCTAAATACGCTAGCTTCTTGCAAGCTTGA